The DNA region CACAACACCACGATGCCCCGAAACAAACGCGGAAGCCACGCTGCTGCGGCTCCCGTTTCCCGTGCCGGCAGCGTCGTCTGGGCTCTCTTTCTCAACTGCGTGCGGTATCATCTCCATTCTATCGAGAGAGAGAGTTATAGATTGATTCAAGACTCCAATACTGGTAATAGTGGTAGAAAAGAGCAAAGGGAAGCGATTGTGTACTTGGTTGCTGTACCGCtctcgacgaaaccgaaTGTCCCACGTCCGTGAGCGTGATAACGATCGCGGCTGTGATGGACTGCGATCGGGCGAGAGAGGCTCGGGAATGCGCGAGTGCCCGGGACGTAGAAAACTCCGCGATCGACGGAAGACTGGATGGAGTGTGGGCGTCACGGCAGTACCGTAGGGAGCGGATCGCGCGTTCTTTTGCGCGATAAGACCCTGCTTTGGTAAAGGAAGAGGGTTACTGGAATTGATTGGTCTTGGAAAATAGGTAGGCCGACGGAAAATACCGTTGTTCGGCCATTCCACGCGCTACTCACTGTACCATCTCCCCTATCGTTCGATCGTCGTGACTTGAGAGTCTCGACAAACTTAACTAACAGAAGGGCGCACGCTAGATTCAAAAAAGTTCGTATCACACATGTAGATAATTAAGTTTCTGCAGGGGGCATAGACGAATGATAACCGTAAATATTTACTCAGTATACTGTGGATAGTACCAAAAATCAAACAAAATCATCATGCGGTAGGTAATCTACTAGACATTTGTTTCTAAAGGAATGACGTGTGAGATAGACCGAGGCATTTGCCATTTAAAATGGCATAAAGGACCTTGGATCGCACCGATTTTCAAAATCGGGTCACATCGTAAGAGCACCTTACGGAGGATGATCAGAAACAAATAAGAGTCAAGGAATACGATGCAAATGAAGCTTCAAGGTTACAAGAAGAACTACTCCAACGTTATTCTGATGATTGTTTTAACGCACACGATCGTCAACATAATCTGGAGACGTCCACTCAATGAGCTTAGATTTCCAGTCGCATCCACATCAATAAACACCGAAGCTGGCAGCGTCGATATTCCAGGAACGACAATGAAGGCGTTGAACGATAGACCATGGAAGGTTGAAGGCGACTTTAACAACGATACGACAGTACTTTCAGAGATGCGGCAAGCGCACCGATCATGCAATGAAACCACTATCGTCCTGACTACGAATTTTATTCCGACTTCTCCCTCCCTGGCGATCATCAACCGCACTATCCATTCGATTAGAAGGCTGAAAGGACTCTGTCCTACCGCACCCCTCATCATATCTGTCGATGGTCTCAACAAGGAAGCTCGAAGGATTCACAACAACTCAGAACCGCGACTGGAAGAGTACGTCAAAAGGCTCCGAACCGTCTACAACGAAACGCATCAGAGAGTTGTGGCGAGCAATCATTCATTGATGATTACCGGAACCGTCTATCAGGCCATGGATCTAGTCAAGACGGAGTTCGTTTATGTCATACAGCACGACATGCCATTTATTCAGGATATTGACCATACTGCGCTTGTGCGGACCTATGATCAATTTCCTGCGGTGCTTCGTTTGGTGCGATTCAATTTGAGACCCAATATTCAACGGGGAGATCTCGAAGGGAATAATACATGCTATGCCGAAGAAACGCCCGTGAACGATGTAAATGGGATTTCTCTCATCAAGACATGGATCTGGAGTGACAAGTAAGTATGCAATGGAGTTTCGTGGAGAGATGGATGAACAAAAAGACATACTAGTGAAGCTCTGGTAGCTACACTACGTTTGCTGTGTCTTTCATACATTCCTCAAACTTTCCGCCCTTTTTATTCTTTAGCAACCATTTCACACGAAAGTCGTACTACGACGAAATGAAAGAATTGTTCTACAAAAGACACGGAAGGCTGCCTTTTGCCATGGAATGGGTGATGCGAGTTGAGGGTCAAAAGAACTGCTCTTATTGGGGGACCTTCTATTACGGGCCTCAAGGGCAAGCCCCAACAATTGCCCATATGGATGGCCGTCAAACGACACAGGTAGCGGAGAACGAAGATTTGCGTCTGCGTCGATGGATGCGATAAACGTGTCCTATACACCTTTAGTTCTACATTCGCTGCAGTATCTAGGACGACTATCTCGCATTTAGTTCAGGCATTGACTCGATAAACGGAAAAGAACCGTTAGCGCTGAGGAATTTCATCAAATGTAGCATTGCCAAGGAATTCAACAGGCGCTTGGAAAAAGGATAATTAATGATTGTGAACACGATACTAACGACGAATACAATGGCTGCATCTGAGAGAGGCACCAAGAGAACTAGAACCGATCGGGGTAGCATTTGTTTAGGaatattgactgtaaggCTGTCCTACCCATGTATATGTATATAGAGCAATGCCATACAGATAGGCAATCACGCATAGACTGTATCGCTCAACAAGACTCCCGGAACTTGGAAATGTCACCACCCTACGTTAGCGTGGATCAATTTGATGCTTATGTCAAGCCGGGTCGACCGTAAATACATCTAGTTCATATCGAAGCTATATGTTCGATCATTTTACTTGCCAATTGCCTATTTGCATTCGGCCACAAAAGTCTCGATCTCCTTGTCGCTAAAAGGTGATGCTTGCACCACTGACCGCGTCTCGCACAAAGCCGTCAATGCCTTGCATCCTGGTCGGGCAAAGACCAAAATCAAGCAATTCTCCGTTTGTGAAAAGAAACCCGCTTCGCAGTATGTCAGGTAATAGTTCCAGGCCCGTAAAAAGACATCGTCAAAACCAAGCTGGCGCACAAAGGGTTCTTCGGCGTTGAAACGACGACGCCACTCAGCCAAAGTTTGGGCGTAGTGCAGTCCAATGTTATCGACGTGCTCTAGCGTCAACGT from Phaeodactylum tricornutum CCAP 1055/1 chromosome 18, whole genome shotgun sequence includes:
- a CDS encoding predicted protein, which gives rise to MQMKLQGYKKNYSNVILMIVLTHTIVNIIWRRPLNELRFPVASTSINTEAGSVDIPGTTMKALNDRPWKVEGDFNNDTTVLSEMRQAHRSCNETTIVLTTNFIPTSPSLAIINRTIHSIRRLKGLCPTAPLIISVDGLNKEARRIHNNSEPRLEEYVKRLRTVYNETHQRVVASNHSLMITGTVYQAMDLVKTEFVYVIQHDMPFIQDIDHTALVRTYDQFPAVLRLVRFNLRPNIQRGDLEGNNTCYAEETPVNDVNGISLIKTWIWSDNNHFTRKSYYDEMKELFYKRHGRLPFAMEWVMRVEGQKNCSYWGTFYYGPQGQAPTIAHMDGRQTTQVAENEDLRLRRWMR